A genomic segment from Cyanobium sp. NIES-981 encodes:
- a CDS encoding Gfo/Idh/MocA family protein: MVPSAPSLPQQPLRVAIAGLGFGETVHLPALRAAAGTEPVALWHPRPERLESACAAAELPGHTDFAALLHQPDVEAVVIATPPEPRFELARQALLADKHLMLEKPVALNAAEVEELQRLALARGLTVAVDFEYRAVPLFQQLAGLLHSGALGELVLVKLDWLMGSRADASRPWSWYSQAAAGGGVLGALGTHAFDMLHWLVGPSHRVAGRLGTAIRQRPLPEASGRMGVVDAEDTALVQLELESACGGRVPAQVCLSSVTRRGRGCWLEIYGREGTAVLGSDNQSDYVHGFHLWWSQAGEPLRRLEPEAGLAFARTWEDGRIAPVARLHGWWSSAVREGRPMVPGLAEAVSSQRCYDQARAGG, from the coding sequence ATGGTGCCCAGTGCCCCCTCCCTGCCCCAGCAGCCCCTGCGCGTGGCGATCGCCGGGCTCGGCTTCGGCGAGACGGTGCACCTGCCGGCGCTGAGGGCGGCCGCCGGCACCGAGCCGGTGGCCCTCTGGCATCCCCGCCCGGAGCGGCTGGAGAGCGCCTGCGCGGCGGCGGAGCTGCCCGGCCACACCGACTTCGCCGCCCTGCTGCATCAGCCCGACGTGGAGGCGGTGGTGATCGCCACCCCGCCCGAGCCCCGCTTCGAGCTGGCCCGCCAGGCGCTGCTGGCGGACAAGCACCTGATGCTGGAGAAGCCCGTGGCCCTCAACGCCGCCGAGGTGGAGGAGCTGCAGCGGCTGGCCCTGGCCCGGGGCCTCACCGTGGCCGTGGACTTCGAATACCGGGCCGTGCCGCTGTTCCAGCAGCTGGCCGGCCTGCTCCACAGCGGTGCCCTCGGCGAGCTGGTGCTGGTGAAGCTCGACTGGCTGATGGGCAGCCGCGCCGATGCCTCCCGGCCCTGGAGCTGGTATTCCCAGGCGGCCGCGGGCGGGGGCGTGCTGGGGGCCCTCGGCACCCACGCCTTCGACATGCTGCACTGGCTGGTGGGTCCCAGCCACCGGGTGGCCGGACGGCTCGGCACCGCCATCCGCCAGCGCCCGCTGCCCGAGGCCAGCGGACGGATGGGGGTGGTGGATGCGGAGGACACGGCCCTGGTGCAGCTGGAGCTGGAGAGCGCATGCGGCGGGCGCGTGCCTGCCCAGGTGTGCCTCTCCTCGGTGACCCGGCGGGGCCGCGGCTGCTGGCTCGAGATCTACGGCAGGGAGGGCACCGCCGTGCTCGGCTCCGACAACCAGAGCGACTACGTGCACGGCTTCCATCTGTGGTGGTCCCAGGCGGGAGAGCCCTTGCGCCGGCTGGAACCGGAGGCCGGGCTGGCCTTTGCCCGCACGTGGGAGGACGGCCGCATCGCTCCGGTGGCCCGCCTGCACGGGTGGTGGAGCAGCGCCGTGCGCGAGGGGCGGCCGATGGTGCCGGGGCTGGCCGAGGCGGTGAGCAGCCAGCGCTGCTACGACCAGGCCCGCGCAGGCGGCTAG